A part of Helicobacter fennelliae genomic DNA contains:
- the greA gene encoding transcription elongation factor GreA translates to MQPMSPYGYDKVCAELKHLKEVERPNIVKEIDIARSHGDLKENAEYHAAKERQLFIEARINDLSQILAQAQVIDPATLAHDKVSFGSTIEILDLDSDKKMTYTIVGGVESDPARGLISFASPIAKALIGKSVGDEVTITLPRGESDFEILKVYYKPITFDNKE, encoded by the coding sequence ATGCAACCAATGAGCCCTTATGGATATGACAAAGTCTGTGCTGAATTAAAACATCTCAAAGAAGTTGAGCGTCCAAATATCGTCAAAGAAATCGATATAGCGCGATCGCATGGGGATTTGAAAGAAAACGCAGAATACCACGCCGCCAAAGAGCGACAGCTTTTTATCGAAGCAAGGATTAATGACCTTAGTCAGATTCTCGCGCAAGCTCAAGTTATAGATCCTGCGACTTTAGCGCATGATAAAGTGAGCTTTGGAAGCACGATTGAGATTTTGGATTTGGATTCTGACAAAAAAATGACTTATACGATAGTAGGCGGAGTGGAGAGCGATCCTGCGCGCGGGCTTATTTCATTTGCTTCACCCATAGCCAAAGCACTTATAGGCAAAAGTGTAGGCGATGAGGTAACAATCACCCTTCCACGAGGCGAGAGTGATTTTGAGATTTTAAAAGTATATTATAAGCCAATCACATTTGATAATAAGGAATAG
- the ispG gene encoding flavodoxin-dependent (E)-4-hydroxy-3-methylbut-2-enyl-diphosphate synthase — translation MAQQQNTNTANTNTTNPAHNAESKVDSRQDSALDSAQFATTDSTHSASSTHSTHSTHSARSTLHPRYKTKQIFVGNVAIGGDAPISVQSMTFTKTRDIQATKAQLDRLALAGADIVRVAVSDLKDAHALKELKKVSPLPLVSDIHFRYEYALIAAESVDCIRINPGNIGSKEKIKAVAHACNERKIPIRIGVNGGSLEKQFEQKYGPTPKGMIESALYNIKLLEDFGFNNIKVSLKASDVERTMAAYRGLRPLVEYPFHLGVTEAGTMFHSTIKSSMALGGLLMEGIGDTMRCSITGELEQEIALARAILRYSGRQKQGITIISCPTCGRIEADLVSMVRQVETRLKHITTPLQISVMGCAVNALGEAKHADIAIAFGNKSGLIIKKGEVLKKLPENELLENFVAEVESMAQEYKQD, via the coding sequence ATGGCTCAACAACAAAACACAAATACTGCCAACACAAACACTACAAACCCCGCGCACAATGCAGAATCTAAGGTAGATTCTAGGCAAGATTCTGCATTAGATTCTGCGCAATTTGCGACTACTGATTCTACTCATTCTGCTTCCTCTACCCATTCTACCCATTCCACTCATTCTGCCCGCTCCACTCTCCATCCGCGCTACAAAACAAAGCAAATTTTTGTCGGTAATGTCGCCATTGGCGGTGATGCGCCTATTTCAGTGCAAAGTATGACTTTTACCAAAACGCGCGATATACAAGCCACCAAAGCCCAACTTGATAGACTCGCTCTCGCAGGAGCTGACATCGTGCGCGTGGCTGTAAGTGATCTCAAAGACGCACACGCACTCAAAGAGCTCAAAAAAGTCTCGCCTCTCCCGCTTGTCTCAGACATTCATTTCCGCTATGAATACGCCCTCATCGCCGCAGAATCTGTGGATTGCATACGCATTAATCCGGGCAATATAGGCTCAAAAGAAAAAATCAAAGCCGTGGCTCATGCGTGCAATGAGCGCAAGATTCCCATTCGTATCGGCGTCAATGGAGGAAGCTTAGAGAAGCAATTTGAGCAAAAATATGGTCCTACACCAAAAGGAATGATAGAATCTGCGCTGTATAACATCAAGCTTTTGGAAGATTTTGGCTTTAACAATATCAAAGTCTCGCTCAAAGCAAGCGATGTAGAGCGCACAATGGCTGCGTATCGTGGGTTGCGCCCGCTTGTAGAATACCCCTTTCATCTGGGCGTTACAGAAGCAGGCACGATGTTTCACTCCACTATCAAGTCCTCAATGGCACTTGGAGGCTTACTTATGGAGGGCATTGGCGATACGATGCGCTGCTCTATCACAGGCGAATTAGAGCAAGAAATCGCGCTTGCTCGGGCTATTTTGCGATATAGTGGGCGTCAAAAACAAGGCATTACAATTATCTCCTGCCCTACTTGCGGGCGCATTGAAGCTGATCTTGTCAGCATGGTTAGGCAAGTTGAAACAAGACTCAAACACATCACAACCCCTTTGCAAATCAGTGTCATGGGCTGTGCTGTAAATGCCTTAGGAGAAGCCAAACACGCTGATATTGCGATAGCATTTGGCAACAAATCCGGACTCATCATAAAAAAAGGCGAAGTGCTCAAAAAACTTCCAGAAAATGAATTGCTCGAAAACTTTGTCGCCGAAGTCGAAAGTATGGCACAAGAATACAAGCAGGATTAG
- the mua gene encoding nickel-binding protein Mua, with protein MEKHNANQIQQEVLKEIAKKSDTIGLQDIKEGWEIMSAIKIKSDTFAKEIKSYKDEINALQNQLKTMRKTIKTTQQQLLTLESQKQATTEELQSLQKDFNIKKIQAQSKTQHQKIQENRSAILPGALKNVEIYLKDGSITKAKPAQKVFGEDLYKKYRVELKENRVLKNKISELELENKRLEIELRDFYAELQLEGIGALEPLHKIHKEITHQNQQSNTTASSFTHLLDLELQLSKQLSKHPSKYQQKTPQTDTIQSLATLNTHSDTHQDKQ; from the coding sequence ATGGAAAAACATAACGCTAATCAAATACAGCAAGAAGTGCTAAAAGAAATCGCCAAAAAATCAGATACGATAGGCTTGCAAGACATCAAAGAGGGTTGGGAGATTATGAGTGCTATCAAAATAAAAAGCGATACTTTTGCCAAAGAAATCAAAAGTTATAAAGATGAAATCAATGCTTTGCAAAATCAGCTCAAAACAATGCGCAAAACCATCAAAACAACCCAGCAGCAACTCCTTACCCTCGAATCCCAAAAGCAAGCAACCACTGAGGAGCTTCAATCTTTGCAAAAAGACTTCAATATAAAAAAAATCCAAGCCCAGAGCAAAACCCAGCACCAAAAAATCCAAGAAAATCGCTCTGCAATCCTGCCCGGCGCACTCAAAAATGTTGAAATCTATCTTAAAGATGGCTCAATCACCAAAGCAAAACCCGCGCAAAAAGTTTTTGGCGAGGATTTGTATAAAAAATACAGAGTCGAACTCAAAGAAAATCGAGTTTTAAAAAATAAAATCTCTGAATTAGAGCTTGAAAACAAGCGACTTGAGATAGAGCTTAGAGATTTTTATGCTGAATTGCAGCTTGAAGGTATAGGCGCGCTAGAGCCACTACATAAGATACACAAAGAAATCACACACCAAAACCAGCAGTCAAATACCACAGCTTCAAGCTTTACACATCTTTTGGATTTGGAATTACAACTCTCTAAGCAACTCTCCAAACACCCTTCCAAATATCAGCAAAAAACACCCCAAACTGATACAATCCAATCGCTTGCTACATTAAATACGCATTCAGATACACATCAGGATAAACAATGA
- the lpxB gene encoding lipid-A-disaccharide synthase, translating to MKLLVSALEPSSNLHLKSLVKYLGKDIEFIGIFDESLSAFGTPLYSPKDFSVMGFVDVAKKLSFFWQAHKQMCDLAHSADKILLMDSSSFHIPLAKKIKSLHMHAPVYYYILPQVWAWKKWRAKGIWQHCDALLAILPFEVDLYPSKARYVGHPLLDEIPESRVNTKGSGVVFMPGSRKGEIRRIFPEFQKVAKSLGRIQKTLVVPPYFQTQNLESIYGDISDFEVCFDSKEALWNAEFAFICSGTATLESALIGTPFVLGYRAATLDYYIARSFVRLHYIGLANIFFNALNKEPPGNGASAMHIELIQENLTAKNLLEAYQSFDREKFYTHALQLRSYLKYGSAVNVANILRG from the coding sequence ATGAAACTGCTTGTGAGCGCATTAGAGCCAAGCTCAAATCTGCATTTAAAGTCATTAGTAAAATATTTAGGCAAAGATATTGAATTTATAGGGATTTTTGATGAGAGTTTGAGTGCGTTTGGCACGCCTTTGTATAGCCCAAAAGATTTTTCTGTAATGGGGTTTGTTGATGTGGCAAAAAAATTATCGTTTTTTTGGCAGGCACACAAGCAAATGTGTGATCTCGCACATAGCGCAGACAAAATACTTCTTATGGATTCTTCCTCGTTTCACATTCCTTTGGCTAAAAAGATCAAATCACTTCACATGCACGCGCCCGTGTATTATTATATTTTGCCGCAAGTGTGGGCGTGGAAAAAATGGCGCGCCAAAGGCATTTGGCAGCATTGTGATGCATTGCTTGCGATTTTGCCATTTGAGGTGGATCTCTATCCGTCCAAAGCACGATATGTAGGACACCCATTGCTTGATGAGATTCCAGAATCTAGGGTAAATACAAAAGGCAGTGGCGTGGTTTTTATGCCCGGAAGCAGAAAGGGCGAAATTAGGCGCATTTTTCCGGAATTTCAAAAAGTGGCAAAATCTTTAGGCAGAATCCAAAAAACGCTTGTTGTGCCACCATATTTTCAAACCCAGAATCTAGAATCTATTTATGGCGATATAAGCGATTTTGAAGTGTGCTTTGATAGCAAAGAAGCTTTGTGGAATGCAGAATTTGCTTTTATTTGCTCAGGCACTGCGACACTAGAATCCGCGCTTATTGGGACGCCATTTGTGCTTGGTTACAGAGCAGCGACACTTGATTATTATATCGCGAGAAGTTTTGTGCGTTTGCACTACATAGGATTGGCAAATATTTTTTTTAACGCGCTCAATAAAGAGCCACCCGGAAATGGCGCAAGTGCTATGCATATCGAGCTTATCCAAGAAAACCTCACAGCCAAAAATTTGCTTGAAGCTTATCAAAGCTTTGATAGAGAAAAGTTTTATACACATGCTTTGCAGTTGAGATCTTATCTCAAATATGGCAGTGCTGTAAATGTTGCAAATATTTTAAGGGGTTAA
- a CDS encoding tetratricopeptide repeat protein: MRVKHIKVRYERYRKEFMKAKFACLVFCVVGGFYVLSASEVNANNANEDMMIVMGLDSLYHNDFAESRDDFLLLFEETKNPYYAKLAAQAAAAIGDLQTSMNLALLYQKLTGDTNDLQINKVLADGYTKNGDINKAIEVLEKVKQQEPSLQVLKILANLYLLQKNLPKSLELFDEIYKEEKDEESLVKMILIHITQNQPQKAIDMLSAHLLSYGCSDMFCEESLKIYSDLNALQTAKEVFKQIYTKNPTIPNATNFMRILVSLKQYQEAQGIAESFPFDKGLLLDLYVMQGDYTKAYKQAERFYKESKNPKFLALQAVYEISANQNISKQKAIEASKKLEKAIKERKKELQQAKQKPTTQDAFFYNFVGYLMIDYEIDIKKGIAYVKDALALESNSVAYLDSLAWGYYKIGQCKEALNVFLRIPKNAIEADSELKAHAVQIQSCTQ, from the coding sequence ATGAGGGTTAAACATATAAAAGTCAGATATGAAAGATATAGAAAGGAATTTATGAAAGCAAAATTTGCTTGTTTGGTTTTTTGTGTGGTTGGTGGATTTTATGTGCTTAGTGCGAGTGAAGTTAATGCCAATAACGCTAATGAAGATATGATGATTGTTATGGGATTAGATAGCTTGTATCATAATGACTTTGCAGAATCTAGAGATGATTTTTTATTGTTGTTTGAAGAGACCAAAAACCCATACTACGCCAAGCTAGCAGCACAAGCAGCCGCAGCGATAGGAGATTTGCAAACAAGTATGAATCTTGCATTGCTCTACCAAAAACTCACCGGCGATACAAATGATTTGCAGATAAATAAAGTCCTAGCTGATGGCTATACAAAAAATGGCGATATTAATAAAGCCATTGAGGTATTAGAAAAAGTCAAACAGCAAGAGCCTTCATTGCAAGTTTTAAAGATTCTAGCAAATCTTTATTTACTTCAAAAAAATCTTCCCAAATCATTGGAGCTTTTTGATGAGATATACAAAGAAGAAAAAGATGAGGAATCATTGGTGAAGATGATTTTGATACATATCACACAAAACCAGCCACAAAAAGCAATTGATATGCTTTCTGCTCATCTTCTTTCTTATGGTTGTAGTGATATGTTTTGTGAGGAGAGTTTAAAGATATATTCTGATTTGAATGCACTTCAAACAGCCAAAGAAGTGTTTAAGCAAATCTACACAAAAAACCCGACCATTCCAAATGCGACAAATTTTATGCGTATTTTGGTAAGTCTCAAGCAATACCAAGAAGCGCAAGGCATAGCAGAATCTTTTCCATTTGATAAGGGTTTGTTGCTTGATCTGTATGTGATGCAAGGGGATTACACAAAGGCATACAAGCAGGCTGAGAGATTTTACAAAGAGAGTAAAAATCCTAAATTTTTGGCATTGCAAGCAGTGTATGAAATCAGCGCAAATCAAAACATCTCAAAGCAAAAAGCCATAGAAGCGAGCAAAAAGCTAGAAAAAGCGATCAAAGAGAGAAAAAAAGAATTACAGCAAGCCAAACAAAAGCCAACGACACAAGATGCGTTTTTTTATAATTTTGTGGGGTATTTGATGATTGATTATGAGATTGACATCAAAAAAGGCATAGCTTATGTCAAAGACGCACTCGCACTAGAATCTAACTCTGTGGCATATCTTGATTCATTAGCGTGGGGGTATTATAAAATAGGGCAGTGCAAAGAGGCATTGAATGTGTTTTTGAGGATTCCTAAAAATGCGATAGAAGCAGATTCTGAGCTTAAAGCACACGCTGTGCAGATACAATCTTGCACGCAATAA
- the fliH gene encoding flagellar assembly protein FliH, whose protein sequence is MSSFDDDSLIVKNQVDEHRVSKFEFRPITSDEKIVQSSPKEATPTETAQLHIDHKAIESSIEKELIEKLLQKTDELSSSLAKLQIQFEKQQSEMEEQINTARNDAYKDGLRDGEQKIKDELESDLQKQKQALINATITLDGVMKNSQAHLHDLEKELSAIAVDIAREVIAKEVEQDSAAIATALAKELLGSIANTTDVCLKVNNLDYPELSTALKDYQKIKIEADNAVTRGGVIISNGGGIIDGSISSRYKALKQSVLDNLKDI, encoded by the coding sequence TTGAGTAGTTTTGATGATGATAGTTTGATTGTAAAAAACCAAGTCGATGAGCATCGCGTGTCTAAATTTGAGTTTCGCCCAATCACAAGTGATGAAAAGATTGTCCAATCTAGCCCAAAAGAAGCCACGCCCACTGAAACTGCACAATTGCATATCGATCACAAAGCGATAGAATCCTCTATCGAAAAAGAGCTCATTGAAAAACTTTTGCAAAAAACAGATGAGCTTTCAAGCTCTCTTGCAAAGCTTCAGATTCAGTTTGAAAAACAACAATCAGAAATGGAAGAGCAGATTAATACTGCTAGAAATGACGCGTATAAAGATGGGTTAAGAGATGGGGAGCAAAAAATCAAAGATGAGCTAGAATCTGATTTGCAAAAGCAAAAGCAAGCCTTAATCAATGCGACAATTACTCTAGATGGCGTAATGAAAAACTCTCAAGCCCATTTGCATGATCTCGAAAAAGAATTAAGCGCGATTGCAGTAGATATCGCTAGAGAAGTTATCGCCAAAGAAGTAGAGCAAGATAGCGCAGCCATAGCGACTGCTTTAGCAAAAGAATTGCTAGGCTCCATAGCCAATACAACAGATGTTTGCCTAAAAGTCAATAATCTTGATTATCCAGAGTTAAGCACAGCACTAAAAGATTATCAAAAGATAAAAATAGAAGCTGATAATGCAGTTACGCGTGGGGGTGTGATTATCTCAAATGGCGGAGGCATTATCGATGGAAGTATCTCTAGCCGTTATAAAGCACTCAAGCAAAGTGTATTAGACAATCTCAAAGATATTTAA
- the dxs gene encoding 1-deoxy-D-xylulose-5-phosphate synthase: MEEYIANKIPQMNMQEIATLCEQIRQKILEVVSTNGGHLSSTLGAVEVIVAMHYVFDCKANPFIFDVSHQAYAHKLLTGRWNEFSSLRQFGGISGFCNPRESDLDYFIAGHSSTSISLGVGLAKAIHLEKRQGMPIVFIGDGSMSAGLVYEALNELGDRKYPMLIILNDNEMSIAKPIGAISKYLSQITSHPMYQSFRSATKKFLGKMPDSATYLAKRFEESLKLITPGILFEELGVDYIGPIDGHNVEELILCFKRAKELKKPVMVHIQTIKGKGYKIAEGPYEKWHGVGPFDIQTGKSLKKASISPTQVYSDTLLSLADKDERIVGVTAAMPGGVGLGQLIDKYPDRFWDVGIAEQHAVTSMAALAKEGFKPFVSIYSTFLQRAFDQIIHDVGIMCLPVRFSIDRAGIVGEDGETHQGLFDIAYLRIIPGFTLFAPRDNATLQKAIEYAYKHCDSPCAYRYPRGQFILNDGIFKASDFVLGECEVLQNGVDILLIGYGNGVGRAYLVCEELKKLGLNPTLLDLRFVSPLPLRLKDYLLSHTHIFIFSDSYKSGGVGSAIGEFMASCDIVKPYYSLEIESQFVRHGDVKSVERFLGIDTISLVDKIIAYIQSDKSSKPKKI, from the coding sequence ATGGAAGAGTATATCGCAAATAAAATTCCACAAATGAATATGCAAGAAATTGCGACTTTGTGCGAGCAAATCAGACAAAAAATATTAGAAGTTGTCAGCACAAATGGCGGACATTTAAGCTCGACTCTTGGGGCGGTTGAAGTGATTGTGGCTATGCATTATGTGTTTGATTGCAAGGCAAATCCTTTTATCTTTGATGTCTCTCATCAAGCCTACGCGCACAAGCTCCTTACAGGAAGGTGGAATGAGTTTTCAAGCTTAAGGCAATTTGGCGGGATAAGTGGATTCTGCAATCCACGAGAATCTGATTTGGATTATTTTATCGCCGGGCATAGCTCGACTTCTATTTCTCTTGGGGTGGGGCTTGCTAAAGCGATACACTTAGAAAAAAGACAGGGTATGCCTATTGTGTTTATCGGCGATGGAAGTATGAGTGCAGGACTTGTGTATGAAGCACTCAATGAGCTTGGAGATAGAAAATACCCGATGCTTATTATCCTTAATGACAATGAAATGAGTATTGCAAAGCCTATTGGTGCGATTAGCAAATACCTCTCTCAAATCACTTCGCACCCGATGTATCAAAGCTTTCGCTCAGCTACGAAAAAATTTTTAGGCAAAATGCCAGATTCTGCGACATATCTTGCTAAGCGATTTGAGGAGTCTCTCAAGCTCATCACACCCGGAATCTTATTTGAAGAATTGGGGGTAGATTATATAGGTCCTATTGATGGGCATAATGTAGAGGAGCTTATTTTGTGCTTTAAGCGCGCAAAAGAGCTTAAAAAGCCCGTTATGGTGCATATACAGACGATTAAGGGCAAAGGATACAAAATCGCTGAAGGTCCGTATGAGAAATGGCATGGCGTTGGTCCTTTTGATATACAAACAGGCAAATCTCTAAAAAAAGCCTCAATAAGTCCTACGCAAGTGTATTCTGATACGCTTTTAAGTCTTGCAGACAAAGATGAGAGAATCGTTGGCGTTACTGCAGCTATGCCCGGTGGTGTGGGCTTAGGACAGCTTATAGATAAATATCCTGATAGATTCTGGGATGTTGGTATTGCCGAGCAACACGCAGTAACTTCAATGGCAGCACTTGCCAAAGAAGGCTTCAAGCCATTTGTCAGCATTTACTCAACCTTTTTGCAGAGGGCATTTGATCAGATTATCCATGATGTCGGGATAATGTGCTTGCCTGTGAGATTTAGCATTGATAGAGCGGGGATTGTTGGCGAAGATGGCGAGACGCATCAAGGGCTTTTTGATATTGCATATTTGCGTATCATTCCGGGATTTACTTTGTTTGCGCCAAGAGATAATGCCACTTTACAAAAAGCCATTGAATATGCGTATAAGCATTGCGATTCGCCTTGTGCTTATCGCTATCCGCGCGGTCAATTTATCCTAAATGATGGGATTTTCAAAGCGAGTGATTTTGTTTTGGGTGAGTGTGAGGTTTTGCAAAATGGAGTAGATATTTTATTAATAGGATATGGAAATGGTGTCGGTAGGGCATATCTTGTGTGTGAGGAGTTGAAAAAACTTGGATTAAATCCTACGCTTCTAGATTTGCGCTTTGTCTCTCCACTTCCTTTGCGTCTCAAAGACTATCTTCTCTCTCATACGCATATTTTTATCTTTAGTGATAGCTACAAAAGCGGTGGCGTGGGAAGTGCGATTGGCGAATTTATGGCAAGTTGTGATATTGTCAAGCCATATTATAGCCTAGAGATAGAATCTCAATTTGTCAGACATGGAGATGTCAAAAGTGTGGAGAGATTTTTAGGCATTGATACGATAAGTTTGGTTGATAAAATCATAGCATATATACAATCAGACAAATCAAGCAAGCCAAAAAAGATATAG
- the hypA gene encoding hydrogenase/urease nickel incorporation protein HypA: MHEYSVVNDLLEQCDMYARDNNALCVERIIISIGERSAIEPSLLLSAFETFKQESRFCAKAELEIQIQKVKLQCYDCGAEFEVEALDYASCKQCGTQNVKIIAGSDMLLLSIEMNVEDNVENM, encoded by the coding sequence ATGCACGAATATTCAGTGGTGAATGATTTATTAGAACAATGCGATATGTATGCTAGAGATAATAACGCACTTTGTGTGGAGCGCATTATTATAAGCATAGGAGAAAGAAGCGCGATAGAGCCTTCGCTTTTGTTGAGTGCATTTGAGACATTTAAGCAAGAGAGTAGATTCTGTGCAAAGGCAGAGCTTGAGATACAGATCCAAAAAGTCAAACTGCAATGTTATGATTGTGGTGCGGAGTTTGAAGTGGAGGCGTTGGATTATGCAAGCTGTAAGCAATGTGGCACACAAAATGTCAAAATCATCGCCGGATCTGATATGCTTCTTTTGAGTATAGAAATGAATGTAGAAGACAATGTAGAAAATATGTGA
- the hisG gene encoding ATP phosphoribosyltransferase — translation MIKIALPKGRIAKESLEIFSRIFETKIEFDDRKLILEKHNFLFMLVRSQDVATYVYHQAADIGIVGLDVLEEHPLKVVKLMNLNIGKCRVVVGARADGGIDYLKPRIKIATKMPHITLRYFSQKAIPVDVIKLYGSIELAPLVGLSDGIVDIVETGDTMRQNNLIEVEKIMDSSAHLICNLNSFYAKKNEILSLCAKIQKEL, via the coding sequence ATGATTAAAATTGCTTTACCAAAAGGACGCATCGCAAAAGAATCTTTGGAGATTTTTTCGAGGATTTTTGAGACAAAGATTGAGTTTGATGACAGGAAGCTTATCTTAGAGAAGCATAATTTTTTGTTTATGCTTGTGCGTAGTCAAGATGTGGCAACTTATGTGTATCATCAAGCCGCTGATATTGGCATTGTCGGGCTTGATGTGCTAGAAGAGCACCCGCTCAAAGTGGTAAAACTTATGAATTTAAATATAGGAAAATGTCGCGTAGTTGTTGGAGCGCGCGCAGATGGAGGGATTGACTATCTTAAGCCTAGAATCAAAATCGCTACAAAAATGCCTCATATCACCCTGCGCTATTTTTCGCAAAAAGCCATTCCAGTTGATGTCATCAAGCTGTATGGCTCTATCGAGCTCGCGCCTTTGGTGGGGCTATCTGATGGGATTGTGGATATTGTCGAGACAGGCGATACAATGCGACAAAATAATCTCATCGAGGTTGAAAAAATAATGGATTCTAGCGCGCATTTGATTTGCAATCTCAATAGTTTTTATGCGAAAAAAAATGAGATTCTAAGCCTATGCGCAAAAATACAAAAAGAGCTTTAG
- a CDS encoding YkgJ family cysteine cluster protein, whose product MQDFSFRFSSEACKTCGGKCCTGESGYIFLTLQEAQNISAFLQIPFEDFALRYLKKVGYRFSLIEKPYNGQWACVFFDEQKKNCLVYEYRPKQCRTFPFWESYKQKANLKELLEICPGVKYIS is encoded by the coding sequence ATGCAAGATTTTAGTTTTAGATTCTCATCAGAGGCGTGCAAAACTTGTGGCGGAAAGTGTTGCACAGGAGAGAGTGGATATATTTTTTTGACATTGCAAGAAGCCCAAAACATAAGCGCATTTTTGCAGATTCCATTTGAGGATTTTGCATTGCGATACCTCAAAAAAGTCGGCTATCGTTTTTCGCTTATAGAAAAGCCATATAACGGACAATGGGCGTGTGTGTTTTTTGATGAGCAGAAGAAAAATTGCTTAGTGTATGAATACCGCCCAAAACAATGCAGAACTTTTCCTTTTTGGGAGAGCTATAAGCAAAAAGCCAATCTCAAAGAATTGCTTGAAATTTGCCCGGGCGTTAAATATATAAGCTAA
- a CDS encoding type III pantothenate kinase, with translation MVLCDIGNTHFHFWDNGQITHILPKHLNKHLFDQEIYYISVNKQNEKMLNKTFKTTYDLESIINLPTKYVGLGVDRKAACLCITNGVIVDAGSAITIDVVANSKHQGGYILPGLSEFIQAYGRISPALKTNINFGLEPIELPLNTKNAITYGVLKSIILTIQNTIGSQRAYFTGGDGKYLAKFFTQAIYDETLVFRGMRISIERALERRRNQK, from the coding sequence ATGGTGCTATGCGATATTGGAAATACACATTTTCATTTTTGGGATAATGGGCAGATTACACATATTTTGCCAAAGCATCTCAATAAGCACTTATTTGATCAAGAGATTTATTATATCAGTGTCAATAAGCAAAACGAAAAAATGCTTAATAAAACATTTAAAACCACTTATGATCTAGAATCTATCATCAATCTTCCGACAAAATATGTAGGGCTTGGCGTAGATAGAAAAGCAGCGTGCTTGTGTATAACAAATGGTGTCATCGTCGATGCAGGCAGTGCGATAACCATTGATGTGGTGGCAAATAGCAAACATCAGGGAGGATATATTTTGCCCGGACTTAGCGAATTTATACAAGCCTATGGCAGAATCTCTCCAGCCCTCAAAACAAATATAAATTTTGGGCTTGAGCCAATCGAGCTTCCACTCAATACAAAAAACGCGATAACTTATGGCGTGCTAAAGAGCATTATCTTAACCATTCAAAACACTATCGGCTCACAAAGGGCGTATTTCACAGGTGGTGATGGCAAATATCTTGCAAAATTTTTTACTCAAGCTATTTATGATGAAACCCTTGTATTTAGAGGAATGCGAATATCTATCGAGCGCGCACTTGAGCGCAGAAGGAATCAAAAATGA
- the dut gene encoding dUTP diphosphatase, protein MPVLKIKRLHADAIMPKYQTEGAAGFDLHALESLVLQAGKRVAVKTGLAIEIPKGYELQIRPRSGLAINHGISVLNTPGTIDCDYRGEIMVILINHSQEDFHIHKHDRIAQAVLNIAPQATLKEVQTLSQSERGEKGFGSSGIKHKE, encoded by the coding sequence ATGCCTGTCTTAAAAATCAAGCGATTGCACGCAGATGCGATAATGCCAAAATACCAAACAGAAGGTGCAGCGGGCTTTGATTTGCACGCGCTAGAATCTCTTGTGCTTCAAGCAGGCAAAAGGGTAGCTGTAAAAACAGGGCTTGCTATTGAGATCCCAAAAGGCTATGAACTACAAATTAGACCACGAAGCGGGCTAGCTATAAATCATGGCATAAGCGTGCTTAACACACCCGGCACTATTGATTGTGATTATCGAGGCGAAATTATGGTGATTCTTATCAATCATTCTCAGGAGGATTTTCATATCCATAAGCATGATAGAATCGCTCAAGCAGTGCTGAATATCGCCCCGCAAGCCACACTCAAAGAAGTCCAAACTCTCTCACAAAGCGAACGTGGCGAAAAAGGCTTTGGTAGTAGTGGCATAAAACATAAGGAGTAA